The genomic interval CAACAGATTTAAATTGACaatggctaaaaataaaaaaggcattgAGGGCTGTTTTCTCATCATTTAGCTTCAGAGACGCGGATACAGAGACGCGGATGCACAGTTGTTTGGTGGACCTAGATTTCACTAGgttgcaatatttttatttgtcgtttcctcgctcctcgatcctcgcttgaaccggaagtgaggagcgaggagcgaggaaggataagataagataagataagataatcctttattagtcctgcagcggggaaatttacaggattacagcagcatagaggatagtgcaaaacaagagacatagtaagaataaaacaatatcaaaaataagtattataaataagcaaatgagcaatacaaaaaagcagtaaaaaacagtaaagaatccacagtaactaaaatattatatatacagacagagactattataactattgtgttgcacagtgtattagtgtaaaataaaataagataatcctttattagtcccgcagcggggaaatttacaggattacagcagcaaagaggatagtgcaaaacaagagacatagtaagtaaaaataaaataaaaaacacaagatcaaaataagtattataaataagcaaatgagcaataaaaacagtaaaaacagtaagaacagtaagaacagtagagatccacagtaaaaaatatatatacagagagagagagagagagagttaaagagttggagaatctgtctgtctgtcagtagaaacactttttacataatttatcttcatttccattcattcatgtgaggctgataattcctgagtgtcaggttggatgagttatgtaattccaatttacccataaacattgagcctaatcaattaattcaagtgtttaggagaaaacataatcatattctggattatttaataatgacatcacaatcccaatttcaaaacatacagacgttaatagttaataaataagacaaacgcatttcgccggtacaaatcggtcctgcgcttattaatattagtacagtgataatgtgtgcagacataaaatcaaaagtctctccagctgttaaaggcGACTGTCAGTCGCTGGCCGCCagcatcagaaacagacgtcgcttcatgTGACGCTAAAGAGGAAAGgatgtctcatgtctcttaaaacacatttcctcgtttcctctctcctcgcctggtttccttgcatctctccatgcatccctggtgggcgggactaagacgcaaggaaaggacgcaagtgagggaatcgaggaggcaatttaagagacttgggatgtacccccTGATATTCTTTCCTTAACTGTAACCAGTCCTCATGCCTGAACCCAACCAACACAACCAACAAAGACAACAGGTATAAGCCAGTCAGAGTAGGGTGGATCATAACTTTGACATCCTAGGAAAAAAGATTTGGTCAACAGCAGGTGGCAGTAGGCAATAAAAAGTAAGGGTACTTGCTGGTACTCAGCCCATTTCAGGCACTGTGTAGACCCATAATTCATGCTGCTGTAACGTAAAGATGTGTATGTTTCTATCTCGGCATATCATTTCATGACGATATGGTGGCTGGCTTTAGCTGTTGCTTATAATTTGATGGAGATAAGCATACAACTTTATTATCAAGCAGGGTGAAATCGAtagtcactctctctctctccctactCATAAATCCTTCATTTTTTCGTCCCGTAACTCATGTGATCTCATAAATGGGGAAATCTGTTCAATAGATTGTTTTGGTAGTATTGATTGTCTTTGTCGTCtaatttgtttgtcatttcaaagTTAGCTGTAGTGAACATTTTGGCAATCAGCAGGTTATCATTTACTAACTGCTAGATTTGTAACGCTTTAACCACAACAGGTAGTCCGACAGCAGCTGAAACTGAAATAGAACGAGCTGTGACTGCTGCAACTGGAGCACCTCCAACACCAGGTGTGACTGCTGCAACTGGAGCACCTCCAACACCAGGTGCGACTGCTGCAACTGGAGCTGCAACTGGAGCACCTCCAACACCAGGTGTGACTGCTGCAACTGGAGCACCTCCAACACCAGGTGGGACTGCTGCAACTGGAGCACCTCCAACACCAGGTGTGACTGCTGCAACTGGAGCACCTCCAACACCAGGTGGGACTGCTGCAACTGGAGCACCTCCAACACCAGGTGTGACTGCTGCAACTGGAGCACCTCCAACACCAGGTGTGACTGCTGCAACTGGAGCACCTCCAACACCAGGTGTGACTGCTGCAACTGGAGCACCTCCAACACCAGGTGTGACTGCTGCAACTGGAGCACCTCCAACACCAGGTGTGACTGCTGCAACTGGAGCACCTCCAACACCAGGTGGGACTGCTGCAACTGGAGCACCTCCAACACCAGGTGGGACTGCTGCAACTGGAGCACCTCCAACACTGCAGGTCCAACACCAGGTGGGACTGCTGCAACTGGAGCACCTCCAACACCAGGTGTGACTGCTGCAACTGGAGCACCTACAACAACAACCCCAGTTCCTACAACCACAAATTCCATCTGTTAAAACTGATATTTCCTCTGTATCcatgatgtcattgtttttagATACTCACACAATTCTGTAACCGCTTATATCGttgtgtgcatgttgtttttttccttcttttgaCTTTAAAGGGCCTTGTGATGGCGTCCCATGCAAAGATGGGAGCATCTGTGAGCCTCGTAACGGAAACAACTTTTTTTGCTCGTGTTTGGCTGGTGATAACTATAATTATATCAGCCAAAGATGTGAGAGTGGTGAGTATTCGTTTGCGTACCACAATGAGATTGTTACTCCATGGGAAAGTGATTTAAGTAATTATCATACCAAAGTGTAGGCCTGTATGTATCTGTGGGATTTAGAAACACCTTGTTACACAGGTGTAGTGTTACTGTAGTCGATCATTTGTAATTAGCTCAGATTCATTGAAGTGTATCTACCAGTGCCTCTTCATGAATGCGTTACAGTTTCTCTAATCAATccgaaaaaaaacattaaaaacagttgGGACAATATCTTGGACAGGAACAGTTTCATCTTAAAGTCCCGTCATTACTTTGCAGTTGCCAGGCAAGCAGAGAGGATGTCATACTAGCTGTCTTAAGTCTAAGTGTAGCCTTTATTTAttggacagatatgagagtgggtTTTTCCTCTCTATTTATCAGAAGAAAGGGAATCTTCCAAATTGTtaagatattattttaaatgaaaagtgtATGTAAAACTTCCCTAAgatgatattttcttttttaagccAAAGTTTTCCCTGGAAAACTAAACCTGCCTGGCTCAGAATACACTCAAAAAATGACTGATAAGACATCAAAAGAGTTTCTAGAGTTTTCGGGGGTCATTTCTGATGAGGTAAGCATAAGTTCTCCCCTCTTTTTAtgtggcttttatttatttttaaataaagtttttttcagGTAATGCACACCCATTgcttatatgtttttttatattccagATCTTCTTTACCAGAAgtgataaatatatttaataataatacattttatttgtataaagcgctttaaaaggacaaaaacagtGTAACAACGACGACTAtgcaaaaggacaaaaatagGGGGGCGGGCAGTAATGAAGACCCATCCCTGCAGGATATCTGcacatatttaatttacacaatACACAATATCCATCAAATGCAGGAGTGAAATTGATTTTAAGGTGCTGTGCATTCACAATCAGATGATGTCATAAACAAAATTGTGTTTCTTTCCCCTAAAACACAGTTGGATGCTGTTTTCAAAGGAACTGATGGTTACTATAACTCTACAGTGCTGGAACTTAGTGAGCTGTAagtcacaatgttttttaacatctgTCTGTCAATCTAGAACCTACAGCACACTTACAGCATATTGCACTTAATTAATGCAGAATATTATCATGATTAAGTGGGATGTTTTGTCTATATAGGTCCTCTAAAGACGGTAAAGTTTGGGCTACACCAAAGAAGGGGGTCAGTGCAATTGTAGAGATGATCTTCAGTCCAAATACTGATATCAAAACAGATCAACTTACACAGATGGTGAAAGAAGCCACCACATGTACTGATGGCTGTCTCCTGGCAGGTGCAACTTTTGTTGGTAAGTTTGTCTATAAAGTATATGCATCAGTTCTTTATCTTATTTGAAGGATGAATTGTATGTAGATAATACTCAAACAAGGCTTGTGTTGTGTTCAAAATGCTGTATACTATATCTGCAGCACTGTCTGAATTGAATTCATTGATTATTCTgtcaaatataatattttttaagctttaatgCTGTGGATTCATAATGGACATTTACTGTACAATGTTCTTTCAAGCGACTCAAAAGGAATCCAATAGCATGCTTGGTCACACTTTGGATCATTTTCAACCATCCAgcacaatacattttataaataatcattattaaattatctgtcattagtttagtttagttgttgTGGAGTGTATTTGAATTTCCTTCAACAGGTTTTGTTGCTTTGATCAAATAGGTATTTTTAACAGCAGACTTTGTGGCCTATCATTATTTAACATATTGCAGTCTTTTGGTTAAGATGACCAAAGGCCATACTTCTAAAACGTTAGTTAtgcattttgaaatgcaaagcCCTGTATTCCAAGGCCCTCTATCATTGTACATAAAGTGATCTTTGTGCAGTGTACATTCAGTATCATTCAGCCAATATTGTATAACTGATAATGCCATCTCTCAACTGCTATCAGCATACTTAACATTCATATCAGTTCAAATCAtgtggttattttttattttgtacctCTGTACTTATTTGAGTTAGGAGTACTGACTCTGtcctctttccccccccccttaaTCTAAAGATACAGACCTGTGTAAGAAGGAGCCCTGTGATCAGGAGTCTACAAAATGCCATTCGGAAGATGGATCTTTTGAATGTACCTGTCTAGAGGGTTACGTTAAGACGAATTTCAGTAGCAGAATGTGCATTGGTAAGGGCGTTTTGTTATTGCGAAAGAgataaagagtgtgtgtgttataataACCTTACTTTATCTAAAGAGCAATTTATCTCAACCTTTTCTACCAGCGTGTCCTAGCGGTCAACAAGCTGATGACTCCGGAAAATGTTCCGAGTaagtttaaatgtcaaatcgtgttcttaaaatataaaaatgtgtgtctATCTAATTATCGGTCTAATTGTGTTTGACACACTTCATGCATTTTATAGCAAGGAGGGAAAAGATGAGAGGCCCTGTAAATATGACCTGTATCTATAGAGAGCCTGGTTATCAATGAGATCATAAAATGAATCATTCTTCCTGTCTTTCAGCTGTCCCTTTGGTTATTCCGGTTTAAACTGCAAGGAATGTGAGTATACAGTTTGAAGGGGTTTTTAAAGTaaaggcaaaaacaaagaaaaatcattatttGATAAAAGGGATACAAAGTTGTTGACCATTCACATTAAACAGATTCGATTTGCTACTTTATGAGGGATGGAAGGTAACATAACCAATCAACTAATCCAAATCTCCCCCAATACAGTAACATTCCTTCCTTAAATCATGGTCATATGGAGCTCCTGGCAGATGCCAATGCTgtatgtagtggggaaacatgTCCAGTggtttttgcaaatatttttttctttatggaaATTGTTTTTGCTGTAACATGATTACCTTGCCAACAGAAGGCAAGAATTTGTGCGCAAGCCTTCTGTGATATTATGAAATGCTGAAATTTAATTCCCTTGAGGCAATTTATTAGATATCACACCGCTCCCTCTGGAGCAACAAAAGGCTTTGTAATTTTCACATGAAAAgtgtaaacagactttgatgattggcctttattgtgaaacacttTATGAATTTTGTTTGAAAGGACAGATGTTAATAGCGTAGCCTTGTTATTGATGTCCTTGTCCTTGGGTTTTGTTAGCATGGAAGCTGTGGTTGGTCATCGTTGGCTCCGTGCTTGGGGGACTGCTGCTCATCACACTCATTCTTCTGCCTATAGTGGCATGCAAGTGAGTTTCTCATCTGTTCACTCACCCATTCATTATT from Anoplopoma fimbria isolate UVic2021 breed Golden Eagle Sablefish chromosome 5, Afim_UVic_2022, whole genome shotgun sequence carries:
- the muc13b gene encoding mucin-13b encodes the protein MIICEPRNGNNFFCSCLAGDNYNYISQRCESAKVFPGKLNLPGSEYTQKMTDKTSKEFLEFSGVISDELDAVFKGTDGYYNSTVLELSELSSKDGKVWATPKKGVSAIVEMIFSPNTDIKTDQLTQMVKEATTCTDGCLLAGATFVDTDLCKKEPCDQESTKCHSEDGSFECTCLEGYVKTNFSSRMCIACPSGQQADDSGKCSDCPFGYSGLNCKESWKLWLVIVGSVLGGLLLITLILLPIVACKSSKKSSKKDKNADMGKPYVSHPPVKQPLVNSSFAKSQAPSFNVPANGLSAYANAGVPRIPRATTTNSWDSRTNLEMTPSNSRQNLVPVGRNSRFYDNHDDMNQYAQAQPQNSLYAQAQPQNSLYAQVRPKNNLYANNQPQINPYSQSQGHSNPYYTQDNGRQFN